Proteins encoded by one window of Anguilla rostrata isolate EN2019 chromosome 9, ASM1855537v3, whole genome shotgun sequence:
- the smtlb gene encoding LOW QUALITY PROTEIN: somatolactin beta (The sequence of the model RefSeq protein was modified relative to this genomic sequence to represent the inferred CDS: inserted 2 bases in 1 codon; substituted 1 base at 1 genomic stop codon), giving the protein MEQLSLMTLLAAFWGGSQRLLGGKAPCASAMIIKSPLGTVATANKAFLWQDRQVVGAPFTGSQYTPQTYGSRSDSARPSPLRARTLTRGVLVGSRXAGAAPRHRQKVSGGRPAGRKPETPRTGNETEGSTTASVKMGLAYQETGETEPLIVTLNQGLGAFWDLVEPMEKKGFGGVLGEVCPDGVAGARIGGRPGLSVNTDPRAGVSSPRRVVPATDCVPHPREPRCAVXFPRSGSAIFRRVLEVAETDTHRMNKVLQGFVCLMLTHRIVGYPMDCKEDQDGTRCPSISLDKLLDRIIQHAELIYRVSEESCTLFEEMYIPSSIRAQLSRGGNACSTRSVPGSKGEIQQISDKWLLHSTLVVIQSWTGPLQSLQITMDLYDNAPDGLLNKTKWMSTKLMNLEQGVTVLIRKMLNEDILVSDPSQNLTHFATQPNMVESVLTDYTLLTCFRKDAHRVETFLKLLKCRQSDRLSCFLY; this is encoded by the exons ATGGAGCAGCTCTCACTCAT GACTCTGCTTGCCGCGTTTTGGGGTGGGtcccagaggctgctgggagggAAAGCACCCTGTGCGTCCGCCATGATAATTAAATCTCCTCTCGGCACGGTCGCTACGGCTAATAAAGCGTTTCTGTGGCAGGATCGCCAGGTGGTAGGAGCCCCTTTTACCGGCTCTCAGTACacccctcagacttacg GGAGCCGCTCGGATTCTGCCCGTCCATCACCTCTCCGAG CGAGGACCTTGACGCGCGGCGTGCTCGTGGGAAGCCG CGCCGGCGCGGCGCCTCGGCACCGCCAAAAGGTCAGCGGAGGCCGTCCGGCCGGCCGGAAACCCGAGACTCCGCGGAC AGGCAACGAGACAGAAGGTTCCACCACGGCTTCG GTGAAGATGGGACTGGCGTATCAAGAGACTGGAGAGACCGAACCTTTGATCGTGACTCTGAATCAAGGGCTCGGTGCTTTCTGGGATTTGGTTGAGCCTATGGAGAAAAAGGGCTTTGGGGGAGTGTTGG GTGAGGTCTGCCCGGATGGCGTAGCGGGAGCGCGAATCGGCGGGCGCCCGGGCTTGTCAGTCAATACGGATCCCCGTGCCGGAGTTTCATCACCGCGGCGTGTCGTCCCGGCGACCGACTgcgtcccccacccccgcgaACCGCG CTGCGCGGTCTGATTCCCGCGCTCCGGCAGTGCGATTTTTCGGCGGGTTTTGGAGGTCGCGGAAACGGACACGCACCG AATGAACAAgg TGCTGCAGGGTTTTGTGTGCCTGATGCTGACTCACAGGATTGTGGGATATCCTATGGACTGCAAGGAGGACCAGGACGGCACGCGCtgcccctccatctccctggACAAGCTGCTGGACCGAATCATCCAACACGCCGAGCTCATCTACCGTGTCTCTGAGGAGTCATGCACGCTGTTT GAGGAAATGTACATCCCCTCTTCGATACGAGCCCAGCTGAGCCGAGGGGGGAACGCGTGCAGCACCAGATCCGTTCCCGGATCCAAGGGCGAAATCCAGCAGATCTCG GACAAGTGGCTCCTCCATTCGACTCTGGTCGTGATACAGTCCTGGACAGGCCCTCTGCAAAGCCTGCAGATCACGATGGATCTCTACGACAACGCCCCGGACGGGCTGCTCAACAAGACCAAGTGGATGTCCACCAAGCTGATGAATCTGGAGCAGGGGGTGACCGTCCTCATCAGAAAG atGCTGAATGAAGACATTTTGGTGTCCGACCCCAGCCAGAACCTGACCCACTTCGCGACGCAGCCCAACATGGTGGAGTCGGTGCTGACGGATTACACCCTCCTCACCTGCTTCAGGAAAGACGCCCACAGGGTGGAGACCTTCCTGAAGCTGCTCAAGTGCCGTCAGTCCGACAGGCTCAGCTGCTTCCTGTACTAA